A genomic window from Flavobacterium johnsoniae includes:
- a CDS encoding response regulator, translating to MLYRSILLIDDDREDAELFMEAVDQLNKNILLRWESSPQTALEELRGSDKLPELIFLDYNMPRINGLELLVSLKNDARLKDIPVVMISTPSADFMKSKIGQHNILAYISKPNSFGELLSQLDSLLQPKPF from the coding sequence ATGTTATATAGAAGTATTCTGCTTATCGATGATGACCGTGAAGATGCCGAGCTGTTTATGGAAGCGGTAGACCAGCTCAATAAAAACATACTGCTGCGATGGGAGAGCAGTCCGCAGACTGCCTTGGAAGAACTCAGGGGGTCTGATAAGCTGCCCGAACTGATTTTTCTAGATTATAATATGCCCAGAATCAATGGGCTGGAGCTGCTGGTCTCTTTAAAAAATGACGCAAGGCTGAAGGATATTCCTGTAGTGATGATCTCGACCCCCTCAGCGGATTTCATGAAGAGCAAAATCGGGCAGCATAACATCCTTGCCTATATCAGCAAGCCCAACAGTTTTGGCGAGCTTCTTTCCCAGCTGGATTCGCTTTTGCAGCCAAAGCCATTTTGA
- a CDS encoding response regulator: MRRNGEIIIIEDDEDDRLFLKDIFESLDYPNKIKFIEDPMDALSYLSNSKVRPFLILSDINMPKINGFELREQILALAEIREKCTPYIFLSTSKNPENVLRAYRCQVQGYFRKEEDFSVYQAMIKNIVEYWRLSLTPGSAL; encoded by the coding sequence ATGAGAAGAAACGGAGAAATAATAATAATCGAAGATGACGAGGATGACAGGCTCTTCCTTAAGGATATTTTTGAAAGCCTGGACTATCCCAACAAAATAAAATTCATTGAAGACCCAATGGATGCCCTTTCTTACCTTTCCAATTCGAAGGTGAGGCCTTTCCTTATTTTGTCAGATATCAATATGCCCAAGATTAATGGCTTTGAACTCCGCGAACAGATACTTGCCCTGGCGGAAATCCGCGAGAAATGTACTCCTTACATCTTTCTTTCCACCTCGAAAAACCCGGAAAATGTACTCAGGGCGTACCGCTGCCAAGTACAGGGATACTTTAGGAAAGAAGAAGACTTCTCAGTCTATCAAGCCATGATAAAAAACATTGTGGAATACTGGCGCCTAAGCCTTACTCCGGGATCAGCACTGTAA
- a CDS encoding PcfJ domain-containing protein — protein sequence MTPKTIIEKQLTALSASLAPIREEVFTWAEQTIFLKWGVLSRSRFYCLDCAHVWKPSCPSTCAKFTSCPACAGRLKMMPYNQVHFKETEYFAVIERCAGFQVVRMDISHKHMKKNFAPSYFHKEVMQHWINPKGDVRTLARSTNVFSSNLDAWKFYSPLEIKPKDFIRNSRFYINPFKVYPQMKVLPILKRNGFKTSVYDIAPHLLFSSLLSDPVAETLLKSRQLNLLQYYLCASRQNIRRNWQAVKTVIRNHYKISDVPVWEDYLELLRYFKKDLSCPLYVCPENLCEAHDHFVKKKRDLLRKKKLRDLRLEIEKAQKRYANDKKRFFGLSFRDGQLSISVIEEVKDFMAEGDDLGHCVFTNEYYVRKDSLILSAKFCDKSMETIEISLSRMEILQCRGLKNKPSRHHRQILQLLSQNLYQIKERMKKRKPKIISR from the coding sequence ATGACACCCAAAACCATCATCGAAAAGCAGCTGACGGCGCTGAGCGCCTCGCTTGCGCCTATTAGAGAAGAGGTATTTACTTGGGCAGAGCAGACTATTTTTCTCAAATGGGGTGTGTTGTCCCGCAGCAGGTTCTACTGCCTGGACTGCGCCCACGTTTGGAAACCCTCCTGTCCAAGCACCTGCGCCAAGTTCACTTCCTGCCCTGCCTGCGCAGGCAGACTCAAAATGATGCCTTATAATCAGGTACATTTTAAGGAAACAGAATATTTCGCCGTTATCGAGCGCTGTGCGGGGTTTCAGGTGGTGCGCATGGACATTTCCCACAAGCACATGAAAAAGAATTTCGCACCCTCCTATTTCCATAAGGAAGTCATGCAGCATTGGATAAACCCCAAAGGTGACGTTCGCACGCTCGCACGCAGCACCAATGTGTTTTCCAGTAACCTTGATGCATGGAAATTCTATTCCCCGCTTGAAATAAAGCCAAAGGATTTCATCCGCAATTCCAGATTCTATATCAATCCCTTCAAGGTTTATCCGCAGATGAAAGTGCTTCCGATCTTAAAACGCAACGGCTTCAAGACTTCGGTATATGACATTGCACCGCACTTATTGTTTTCATCGCTTTTATCCGACCCTGTTGCAGAAACCCTTTTAAAATCCCGACAGCTGAACCTGTTGCAGTATTACCTCTGCGCATCACGGCAGAACATCCGCCGCAACTGGCAGGCGGTGAAGACCGTCATCCGAAACCATTACAAAATTTCAGATGTCCCCGTTTGGGAGGATTATCTCGAACTGCTGCGGTATTTCAAAAAAGACCTTTCATGTCCTTTGTATGTCTGCCCCGAAAACCTCTGCGAAGCGCACGACCATTTTGTGAAAAAGAAAAGGGACTTGCTTCGCAAGAAAAAACTCCGCGACCTGCGCCTTGAAATCGAAAAGGCGCAGAAAAGATATGCAAACGACAAAAAGCGCTTTTTCGGGCTGTCGTTCCGCGATGGGCAGCTCAGCATTTCCGTTATTGAAGAAGTAAAAGATTTTATGGCCGAGGGCGACGACTTGGGGCATTGCGTGTTTACCAATGAGTATTATGTTAGAAAAGATTCGCTGATACTCTCGGCAAAGTTCTGCGATAAGTCCATGGAAACCATCGAAATTTCACTCAGCCGTATGGAAATCCTGCAGTGCAGGGGACTGAAAAACAAGCCCTCCAGACATCACAGACAGATCCTGCAGCTGCTGAGCCAAAACTTATATCAGATAAAGGAGCGCATGAAAAAAAGAAAACCCAAAATTATAAGCCGATAA